CCACGAGTCCCCACGCCGGGGCGAGACCTTCGTGACCCGCAAGATCACCCGCGCGGTCGGGCGCATCAAGATGGGCCTGCAGCCCAAGCTGTACCTGGGCAACCTGGAGGCCAAGCGCGACTGGGGCCACGCCCGCGACTACGTGGAGGCCATGTGGCTGATGCTGCAGCAGGAGACGCCGCGCGACTACTGCATCGCCACCGGCGAGGCCTACTCGGTGCGCGAGTTCGCCCAGCGGGCCTTCGCGCTGGTCGGCCTGGACGCCGAGGACTACATCGAGATCGACCCGCGCTACTTCCGCCCGGCCGAGGTGGACTACCTCCTCGGCGACGCCAGCGAGACCCGCGAGGCGCTGGGCTGGACGCCCAAGACCTCCTTCGAGCAGCTGGTGCGCGAGATGGTCGAGCACGACCTGGAGCTGGCGGGCCAGGAAAAGACCCTGATCGACGCCGGGCACCAGATCGCCCTCAAGGGGGTGGGCAACACCTGATGGGCACCATGGAGAAGACCTCCCGCATCTACGTGGCCGGGCACCGGGGTCTGGTGGGGGGCGCCATCCTGCGCCGCCTGCAGGCCGAGGGCTACACGGGCCTGATCACCCGCACCAGCCGCGAGCTGGATCTGCGCGATCAGGCGGCGGTGCGGGCCTTCTTCGCCCAGGAGCGCCCGGAGTTCGTGTTCCTGGCGGCCGCCAAGGTCGGCGGCATCCTGGCGAACTCGACCTACCCGGCGCAGTTTCTGTACGACAACCTGATGATCGCCGCCAACGTCATCCACGCCTCGCACGAACATGGCGTCCGCAAGCTGCTCAACCTGGGGTCGAGCTGCATCTACCCCCGCCTGGCGCCGCAGCCCCTGAGGGAGGAGTACCTGCTGACCGGGCCGCTGGAGGAGACCAACCGCGCCTACGCCGTGGCCAAGATCGCCGCCATCGAGCTGTGCGACCACTACCGCGCGCAGTACGGCTCGGACTTCATCAGCGCCATGCCGACGAACCTGTATGGCCCCGGCGACAACTTCGACCTCCAGGGCTCGCACGTCCTGCCGGCGCTGCTGCGCAAGATGATCGAGGCCAAGGAGGCGCACGCCCCCCAGGTCGAGGTCTGGGGCTCGGGCACGCCCCTGCGCGAGTTCCTGTATGTCGACGACCTGGCCGACGCCTCGCTGTTCCTGATGGAGCGGGTCTCGGAGGCCGGCCCGATCAACGTGGGCACCGGGCAGGATCTGAGCATCCGCGACCTGGCCCAGGTCATCGCCGACGCGGTGGGCTATACGGGTGCCCTGGTCTTCGACGCCAGCAAGCCCGACGGCACGCCCCGCAAGCTGATGGACGTCTCGCGCCTGCGCGCCCTGGGCTGGGAGGCGAGCACCAGCCTGCACGACGGGGTGGCCCGGACGCTGGCGTGGTACCTCGCGCACCGGGCCGAGGCGCTGGCCGCCCACTGACCCGGGCCTGAGCCCTGCCTCCACCCCACGCGCGTCCCGTTCCATCGAGCGGGACGCGCCGCTGTTCATCACGGCAACTGGAGCTGTGAGGACGCCGTTTCTCGGGTGCCCGGCACCGTTCCCCCAGCCGGCCACTCGAAAACGCCCGCCCAGCGCTCGAAAATTACGCGAGCTCACAGGAGGGCCAGGAAGGGGCCTGCGCGCGGCGCTGAGGGGAGAAAGACCTGGGCCGGGCGCCCCTACCAGCCGGCCAGCTCGTCCTTCAGGTCGTCGGCGGCCAGTCGGGCGTAGCCGCTGCGGGTGGTGTCGACGCTGGCGTGGCCCAGGTGCGCGGCCACCCGTCCGAAGTCCTTCACCTGCTGCAGCAGCCGGGTGCCGGCGTATTTGCGCCCCGGATGGAAGCCCCGGAACTCCACGCCGGCACGCGCGAACAGCCGCTGCAGGTGGTAACGGGCGGCCTGCTGCGTGGCGTAGCGGAAGACGAACTCCGGGGCGCGGCTTTTCGGGCGGTAGCGCGCGTGTTCCGGGCCGCCCGGCCCCGCGAGGAGCCGGAACTGCCGCGACGCGCGGGCCAGCCGGGCGCTCATGGCCACCCGCCGGGCCTTGCGCCCCTTGCCGCTGCGGACGTGGATGCGCCGGGTCTGCTCGTCCAGATCCGCCCAGGTCAGCGCCAGCGCCTCGCTGATGCGGAGCCCGGCGTGGGCGATCAGGAACAGCAGGAACCGCTCGTGGGGATCGGCGTGTTCGAGCACGTCGATCAGGTCGTCCTCCGAGTAGGGCGGGCGTTTGTCCAGCCCCGAGGTGGGGTCTCTGGGCACCTTCACGTCCCGGAAGGGATCGGCCTCGGTGGCCCCGGCCCAGCGCAGGGCGCGGTACAGGCAGCCCGCCGCCGCGACCTTGAGCTGCACGCCGGCCGGCTGGCGCCCGGCAGCGAGCATGGCCTGTACGTAGCGCGCCGCGTCGTGCCGGCCCGGACGCAGCAGGTTCAGCGCGCGCCCCGCAGCGTACTCCACGAACTGGCGCACGCCCAGCGAGTAGGCCTCGACGGTGCGCCCACTCGTGAGCACGCCGCTGCGGCTCTGCTGGGTCAGGTAGGCCCGGGTCAGCGAGACCAGCACGCCGACGTCCTTGTCCCCGGCGGCCTGCACCGCCCGGCGGCGCATCTCGTCGTCGTGGAGGTTCAGCCACTCGTCGGCCTGGGCCAGGGTGGTGGCGCGGTACAGGGCGAGGGTCATGCGACGAGACCGGACAAGGGAAATGGGCGGGGCATCTGGGCAGATGCTAGCAGATTTTCACCTAAGCAGTCTTAGGTGAAAAAGTATTGCTGGAAAGGGTGCTGAGATGAAAGTCGGCTCCCGCTCCGTGTCACGTCCGGCCTCGCCATGCAAAAAGGGAGAACCACGACGGGTTCTCCCTGGATAGGCTGAGAATTACCAGCGGTCGTCGCGGCGCTGGGGGCGGGCACCCTGATCGCTCACCGGAGCGGCCTTGGTGACCACGATGTTGCGGGCCTGGGGGCCTTTGCCGCGCTGGCCGTCTTCGATCTCGAACTCGACTTCATCGCCCTCGTTGAGCTTCTTGAAGCCGGTGCTCTGGATCGCACTGAAGTGCGCGAACACGTCGGGGCTCCCTTCCGTCTGGATGAACCCGAAACCCTTTTCTGCGTTGAACCACTTAACTTTACCTACAGCCATCATCAACTCCCCAGTTTTCTCAACACAAAGCGGCGCTCGATAAGCCTTGCGCCGCCTGACTTCGCGTCGTGAAGGAAAACTTCAGGGCGAGTATACACCACGCCCGGCCACCCTGTTCGGAATGGGCTCACAAACGGCCGGCCCTCGACCGGCGGGGGGTGCCGGAGCCGGGGCGGGTCGCGGCGGCAGGCGATGGAGACGGGGCGGCGAGGCCGTCTGGAACGTCGGGGATCGGGAATTCAGACCCTACTCCTGAACGTGGTCGAGGGCGCTCTGGATCAGGGTGGTGACGTGGTGATCCAGCAGCCGGTAGTACACGGCCCGGCCCGCCTTGCGGGCGCTGACCACCCGGCCGTCTTTGAGGAGCCGCAGTTGATGGCTGACGGCACTCTCGCTGATCCCCACCACCGCCGCGAGGTCGCCGACGCACAGCTCATGGGCGTTCAGGGCACTCAGGAGCTTGAGGCGGGTGGGGTCGGCCACGAGCTTGAGCAGGCCCGCCGCCTGTTCGGCCGCCGTCCCCCCCGGTACCGCTCCCCGGGCCACCCGGACGGCCGCCGGATGGAGGACGCGGGGTGCCTCCCCCTCGGCGGCCGCGCCCGGCTTCGCCCCGCCCGCCTTGACCCCGGCGGCCGTCCGGGCTCCAGGGGCTGGCAAGGTCATTCTCGCCGTGCTCACCGGGACACCGCCTCGGGCCGGCGGTTTCGGCGGGCCAGGGGAGCGCGGTCGTGGCCCCGCCAGCCCAGCAGCCGCAGGGCATTGGCCGTGACGAGGGCCGTGGCGCCGGTATCGGCCAGGATCGCCATCCACAGGGTGGTGGTGCCCAGCAGCGTGGTGATCAGGAAGACGGCCTTGAGGCCCAGCGCGAGGGCGATGTTCCAGCGGATGTTCGTCATGGTGTCGCGGGAGAGCTGCACCAGATCGGCGACGTCGCCCATGCGGCCGCGCAGCAGGGCGGCGTCGGCGGTCTCCAGGGCCACGTCGGTGCCGCCCCCCATGGCGACGCCCACGGTGGCGGCGGCCAGGGCGGGCGCGTCGTTGATGCCGTCCCCGACCATGGCGACGCCGCCCCCGGCCCGCAGCGCGGTGATGGCGCGCAGTTTGTCCTCGGGCAGCAGGCCGGCGTGGACGTCCAGGCCCGGCGCCGGGCGACTGGAATCGGACGGGCTCAGCTCTGCGGCGACGGCCTGAGCGGTGCGGGCGTTGTCGCCGGTCAGCATGACCGTGCGGATGCCGAGGCGACCGAGCCGGGCGAGGGTCTGGGCCGCGTCCGGCCGGGGCTCGTCGCGCATGGCGAGCAGGCCCAGCGCCTGGCCGTCGCCGTGCAGGATCACGGCCGTCTTGCCCTGCCCTTCCAGGCTGGTGAGCGTGGCGAGCAGCCCCTCTGGCAGGGCCACCATCGTGGCCGCGTGCTGAGGCGAGCTGACCCACAGGGCGCGGCCCTCGACCGTGGCCCGGACGCCCTGCCCGGGCAGGGCGAGGGCGCCCTCGGCGGCCGGGATCCTCAGCCCGGCGTCGCTGGCCGCCCGCGTGACTGCGCGGGCCAGCGGGTGGTCGCTGCCCGCTTCCACTCCCGCCGCCAGGCGCAGCGCGTCCAGCCGGTCGAGGCCCAGCCCGCTCAGATCCGTGAGGCGGGGCCGGCCGGTGGTCAGCGTCCCGGTCTTGTCGAAGGCCACGGTCTTGACCGAGCCGATGGCCTCCAGCGCGGCGCCGCCCTTGATCAGCAGGCCGCGCCGGGCGCCCGCGCTGATGGCGCTGGTGACGGCGGCCGGCACGCTCAGCACCAGCGCGCAGGGGCAGCCGATCAGCAGCAGGGTCAGGCCCCGGTAGAGCCAGGGATGCCACTCGGCGCCCGTCAGCAGCGGGGGCAGCAGCGCCACCAGGGCCGAGACGGCGACCACGCCCGGGGTGTAGACGCGGCTGAAGCGGTCGATGAAGCGGGCGGTGGCGGCCCGGCTGCCCTCGGCCTCCTCGACCAGCTGGATGATCCGCGCGATGGTGTTGTCGCTGGCCGAGCGGTCGACCTGGACGCTCAGCACGCCGTCGAGGTTGATGCTGCCGGCGTAGACGCGCGCTCCGGGCGGCTTCACCACCGGCACGCTCTCTCCGGTCACCGGGCTGTCGTCCAGGCTGGAGGTGCCGGCGGTGATGGTGCCGTCGGCCGGCACCCGGGCCCCGGGGCGCACCTGCACGGTCTGGCCCACGCGCAGCTCGCCCGCCGGCACCTCGCGCGTGGTGCCGTCCTCGAGCAGCAGCGCGGTCTTGGGGGTCAGCGCCGAGAGCGCCTGCACCCCGGCCCGCGCCCGGCCCGCCGCCACGCCCTCCAGCAGTTCACCCACGGCGAAGAGGAACACGACCACCGCGCCCTCGGCCGCCTGTCCGATCATCAGGGCGCCCAGCGCTGCCAGCGAGACCAGCATGTTGATGGAAAAGGGGTCGCCCAGCCGGGCGCTGGCCACCGCCCGCCGCATCAGCGGCCAGACGCCCAGCGCGGTGGCCGCCACGTACGCGGGCCCCGACAGCGTGGGCTCGACCCGGCCGAAGAGCCACGCCATCGCCAGCAGCACCCCGGACGTGATCACGAGGCGACCCTGACCGCTGGCGTACCAGGGCTGGCCCGCCGGCAGGGCGGCGTGGACGTGTCCGGCATGATCGCCCTGGGGGTCGGCGGAAGGGGCTGGGTGGTCGTGGCCCGCGTGATCATGTCCGGCGTGACTGGGCTGGGCGTGATCCTGCTGCGCTGGAGCCTGGGGGAACGGCGCTGCCGTGCCCGCCTGCAGGGTCGGCACATAGCCAAGGGAGCGCAGATGACGCTCCAGCGTCTGGCGAGGGGTCTGGGCTTCATCAAGCTCCAGGTGCAGGGTCTGCCGGGTGAAGCTGGTCTTCACCGCCGCCGTGCCTGGCAGCCGCTCGACCATCCGCTCCACCTTCTGCACGCAGCTCGCACAGTCCATGCCGTCCACGAGATAGCGGAGCGTCGGCGGCCGGATGTCCGGAGTCGTGGCGGATGGCGGCCGGGTCATGGCCAGATAATATCTGAGCAAGTGCTCAGATATGTGAGCGAGAGGCAAGAGCTGAGGGTGAAGCTGTACGTGCCGGCGAACTCAATTCAATCCGCTTGCGATAGATATATCTGACGATATTTGATTAGTTAGACTAGCCCTCCTGTTTACGTAGAGGGAGTGTTTCCCCCTCTGCTCCACTCCTCCACGGTCATCCCCTGGCCTCCGCCCAGGCACCGGCTCCCCACACCACCATCCACGCGGAATAGACTCGGACATCATTCTGTCTGGGCGTCTGGAGTCGCCTGATCCGCCCCGGCGCCCACGCGGAGCCCTCAGGAGGCTTTCCTGACCCTCTTTCCCGAGGTGAAAGCATGAGCACCGTCGTAGACGAGATTCTGGCAGCCAACGCCCAATACGTCAGTGAATTTGGCGATCGGCGGTCTCTGCCGTTACCGCCGGCGCGGCAGGTGGCGATCCTGACCTGCATGGACGCCCGACTTGATCCCGCACATTTCGCAGGCCTGAAAGAGGGAGACGCCCACGTGATCCGCAACGCCGGCGGCCGCGCCAGCGACGACGCCATCCGCTCCCTCGTCATTTCCCACAAGCTGCTGGGCACCCAGGAATGCCTCGTGGTTCACCACACCAACTGCGGAATGCAGCTCTTCACCGATGAGGTCATGGGCGACCTGCTGGCCCAGAGCCTGGACACGGCGGTGCTCGACGGCGACCGCTGGCGCGACATAGGCACGGGCCCAGGCTCCAGCGCCGGGCGCAGCATCGACTGGCTGACCTTCCGTGATCTGGAGGAGAGCGTACGTGAGGACGTGCGCCGTATCCGCCAGAGCCCCCTGCTTCCCCCGACCCTGCCAGTGCGCGGCTTTATCTATGACGTCACGACGGGCGGCCTCCAGGAGGTGATGGTGCCCGAAGGGTAAGACCGGCCACCTCGGGCTGCACTTTAGTGGTAGGGCTTAACCTATTAACTCATTGACCTAAAATGGCCGGAATACACCTAATGGATGAGCAGCACGCTGAGCGTCTATCTCTTTGACTACGAGCGAATGAACCTTAAAGGGCTGCTGCACAGGGGCAAGCATTATTTCTCCCGTCTCTGAAGCGGCTGCTGCGTCAGCGCAGGGATCAGGAGCGGAGGGTGATTACCCCATCCTTCAAATATATCTAACGATATGTGTATAGGACTGAACTATTTCCCCCTCTGCACCAGGTCATCCCCGACCTAACGTCATCCGAGCAACACTCCACTCCAGCCACCGCCCAAGCTCAGCAGAGAACACAGGAAAGAGCGAGGAATCCCAATGCCGGAAACCGCGAGCCCAAGGCGGGGCCAGAGCGGGGGCGAGGGGGGGAGGCAAACCGGCGATGCTTTGACCCGTCACCCATCCCCGCGGTCTCCCCTTCCCCAAAGGGCTGAAGCGGGGAGACGGGTCTCGAGCCTGACAGGATCGTCCAAAGGGAATTCGGCTCAAAATGGCGTGTTTTCCGGAGATTTGGGATGTCAGCCTCGTCCCTTTCCTCCATCTGGTTGAGTGGGGAGTACCTCACGCTCTATCCATGAGCGACAGCTTCACACGGCCCGCACATGAGGTCACACTGTGGCTGCCATGCTGGCCGTACGCCCTTCGCGAGACCTCACCCCACACGCTCCGGGCGCAGGAGGTTCCATGCCGCGCCTCACGTCCCGCACCCTCATGCCCCTCACCCTGCCCCTGCTGCTCCTCGCCTGCAGCCAGCACCCGACCACCCGTCAAGACGACCTCGGCCCCTACGCCAACGGTGCACAGCACCCCTGGACATTCACCGCGCCTGCCGGACGGTTGAACCCTCAGCGGCTCGACCCCGAACGGAACACCCTCATGTACGAGCGGATACTGGATGGCATAAACGGTTGGGGCCCCATTGAGACGAACATGAGCAACGGTGAACAGCTGGCCAGCGACGGCCGCACGCTCACTGTACAGGGCCGCACCTGGGCCAAAGGCTACGGTGTCCACCCCAGGAGTTACCTGTCGTACAGCCTGGAGTCGACCCTCAAGGACGTGTACTGTACGAGCCTTGACGGATTCGTCGGCGTGGACGACGAGGTAGGCGACCGGGGCAGCGTGGAATTCTTCATCTCCGCCGACGGTCAGCTCCTGTGGCGCAGCGGCGTGATGACCGGCGCCATGCCCGCCAAAGGGTTCAAGGTCGACATCACCGGGTACAAGTTCCTCGAGCTTCAGGTCAGCGACGGTGGGGACAACACCTACTTCGATCATGCCGACTGGCTGGATCCCGCTGTGCACTGCGCGGTGATGCCGCCCACCGTCAGCGGCTCCGTCGACGCCGCCTTTGGAGAGGCAGGTCGGGTGAACGTCGGAGGCGTGGACTCCGTGGCGGCGCCCGATGGCAGCGTCGTGGTGCTCGGCCAGGCGTTCGGGCTCACACGTCTGGCGGCGAGCGGCACCGTGCTCAGGCGCGCTGCCGCGCCGTTCAGCGCCCAGGACACAGCAAAGGCCCTGACCCTGCAGCCCGACGGGAAGATCGTCGCCGTCGGGAAACGCACCCTGGTCGACGGCAATACGGACTTTTTCATCGCCCGCTTCAATGCTGACCTGAGCGTCGACACCACCTTTGGCCAGGGTGGACAGGTGATCACCAACCTCTCGGGTGTGGACGACCCCTCCTTCCACCCGGAGAGCGCGAACGACGTGGCCATCGCGCCCGATGGCAAGATCGTGGTCGCGGGCGCGTCCCGGCAGACCAACGAGGTCAGGAGCGACCTCAAGACGTCCGCGTTTACGGTGCTGCGCCTCCTTCCGGATGGATCACGGGACAGGGGCTTCGGCACGGATGGGGTGGCCCTCCGCACTTTCAATACTGCAGGTTCATACAACCAATTCAACGCCCACGCGTTTGGGAATGCCGTGGCCGTCCTGCCGGATGGGCGCGTGGTGGTAGCGGGACGGGTTTTCGGAGAGCGCGGCGGCGTGGCGCGTTTCCTGGCGGATGGGCGGCCCGACCAGACGTTTGGAACGGCAGGCCGCGTGTGGAACCTGGCCTCGTGTGGTAAATCCAATGCAAACGCGCTGGCCCTGTCCCCCACCGGGGACATCCTGGTGGGCGGGGGTGAGTTCACGGCGTTCGTGAGCCGGATCAACGCGAGTGGAACGACGGCGGCGGAAACGTGCATCGTCTTTGGCCGCCTGAACGATGTCAACGAGAGTTACAGCACCGTGACCAGCCTGGCCCTCATGTCCGACGGCCGGATGGTCGCGGGTGGAACCTATGGCGACGGACGGAACACCTCGTCGGCAGTGCTGGCCAGGTTCAAGCCCAATCTTTCGTTCGATGCGTCGTTCGGCGCGAGCGGCATGGCGAGGATCCCGGCGACGGATGGCATGACCGTATCGTCCCTGCTGGCGCAGAGCGACGGGAAGGTCGTGGTGACGACGGGCCCAGCTGACGTGCGGGGAGCGGCGGCCAGTGGCGTGACCTTCCGTATATTGCCCTGAACGAGGAGAGACTCCATCACGGAGCAGACGCGTCGGTTGACCCTCACTGCTAGGCTGAGGCAGCGTCCTGCACGAGGCAAAACCCTCCATCCGTGGCAAGGCGGCGGGACGCGATCGCCGCCCTGTGCAGGAAGGCGTCGGCCCCTCCAACGCTGCCCCTGCTGGGGCTTGAGCGTGGAACGACGGGCCGGGACGGTAACGGATCCTGGCGATCGAATTCGATCCAGAGAGACCAGTGGTGAGTAGATCAGCATCAGATATCGGGATATATAGTCAGATTCCCGTCCCAGTTCCCTGTCACGGCTCGTCCTGAACACGAGGGCGGCTGACGGGTGCTGGCGGCTCGGCCAGATAACCTTTGGCCTGCAGGTCGTAGAGTGCGGCGTATTTGCCGCGCTGCGCGATCAGCTCGGCGTGGCTGCCCGATTCGACGATCACGCCCCCCTCCAGCACCACGATGGTGTCGGCCAGACGCACGGTGGAAAAGCGGTGCGAGATCAGCAGGGTGATGCGGTCGCGGGTCTCCTCCCTGAGCGCCTGGATGGTCTCGGATTCGGCGCGGGCATCGAGGGCGGCCGTCGGCTCGTCGAAGACGAGCACCGAGGCGCGGCGAAAGTAGAGCCGGGCCAGGGCGAGGCGCTGCCATTGCCCGCCCGACAGCTGGCGCCCGCCGGTGAACAGCCGGCCCAGCGGGGCCTCCAGGCCGCCGGGCAGGTCGTCCACGAAGGCCGCGCCCGCCCGGTCGACGGCGCCCTGCACGCCGGGGCGGTCGTCCAGGCGGGTGACCTCGGCGAGCGCCACGTTCTCGCGCGCACTCATCTGGTACTGCCCGAAGTCCTGAAAGATGATGCTCATCTCGCGCTGCACCGAGCGCGGACTGAAGCGCGCGGCGTCCTGGCCGTTGAGCAGGATGGTGCCGCTGCTGGGCTCGAAGAGCATGGTGAGCAGCTTGACCAGGGTGGTCTTGCCCGCCCCGTTCTCCCCCACCAGCGCCAGCGCCTCGCCCCGGCGCACGGTGAAGCTCACGCCGCGCAGCACGTCGCGGTCGGTCAGCGGGTAGCGGAAGCCCACCGCCCGGAACTCGATGGTCTCGATCGGGCCGCTCCAGGGCTCGCCGGCGTCCAGATCGCGGGTGGGCAGCTCCAGGAACGAGAAGAGGTTGCGCATGTACAGCAGGTTCTGGTAGATGCCGCTCACGCCGTTGAGCAGCCCCGACACCGTGTTCTGCACCTGCGCGATCCCCAGCACGAACACGCTGAAGTCGCCCACGCTGATCTCTCCGGCGGCGGCGCGGCGCAGGATCAGGGCGCTGGCGAGCGCGATCAGCAGGGCCGAACTGAGGGCCGCCAGGAAGCCCCAGCCCGCGCGGCGGCGCACCAGCGCCTCGAGCTGCACCCGGAAGCCCAGGTAGTACTCGCGCCAGCGGCGCAGCAGGTAGGGCTCGAAGCCGAAGAGCCGCACCTCCTTGACCAGCGTGTCGGAGGTGAGCAGGCTCCCCAGGTAGTTCTGCACGCGGGCGTCGTGGGTCTGGCGCCGCAGCATGCGGTAGCCCTCGACCCCGAAGCGGTTGGAGACGATCACGCCGGGCACCGAGGCCAGGATCACCAGTGGCAGCACCCAGAAGCCCAGGCGCGCCATCAGGGCGCCCACCGACGCGAGCGTCACGGCCGCGCCCGCCAGCCCCACGAGCTGCGTGGCCACCCCCAGCGGGCGCGATCCGACCTCGCGGTAGGCCTGCTGCAGCCGGTCGTAGGTCTCGGCATTCTCGAAGGCCTCGACGCTCAGCTCGGAGGACTTGTCGAGGATGCGGCGGCTGACGGAGTGCTGCAGCGAGTCGCCCAGCAGCTGCTGCGAGGCGGTGCCCACCGTGCTCAGCAGGCTGCCCAGCACGCCCAGGGCCACCTGCACCCCCAGCAGCGCCAGCAGGGCCTGGTAGGTCACGCGGCCCTGGGCGGCCTGGGCGATCTCGTCGAGCAGCAGCTTGCCCACGTACAGGTTGGCCGCCGGCAGGGCGCTGCCCAGCAGGGTGGTCAGGGCGTAGATCAGGCTGTGTCGGGGGCTGGCGCGCCACACCAGGCCCAGCGTCTGCCACAGATCCTGCAGCCGCGAGCGCCACGACAGCGCCTCGTCTCTGGCTTCGGGAGGGGGGCGCACGGCGGCCGTCATCTGGGCTGAGTCTGCCGCACCGGACGGGCAGGGATGGTGACGGGGGGCGGGGGGCGCCTCTGGTCTGCAGGATGTCAAAAAGAATTGACATCCGAGGGGTCGACGGGTAGACTCTGAATGTCGGATAAGTTTGACATCGCGGCCTGACTCGTGGACGCCAGTCCGCACGACGAGTCCACCACACCGAGGAGGAGAATCGCTGATGCCGCTGTCGTTTCAACACAAAAGCCTGTGGCTGATGTTCCTGAGTCTGCTGCTGGGGTTCGGCCTCTATTTCCAGGCCGTGCTGCCGATGACCACGCCCGACGTGCGGCCCGAGCACGTGGCGCGGTTCGTGGGGGCCGTCATCGCGCTGGTGATCGTTCAGGTCGTGGGCCACCTCGGGATCGCCCTGCTGGATCGGCGGCCGGACACCGACGAGCGCGACCGGCTCTATGCCCTGCGGGGCGCCCGCAACGCCTCCTACGTGCTGGCCACCGGCGTCTTCGCCGCCCTGTGCACCGCGCTGCTGACCGAGGGCAATTTCCTCTTCACGCACGTGCTGCTGGCCGCCTGGGTGCTGGCGCAGCTGGTCGAGATCGGGTCGCAGCTCGTC
The sequence above is drawn from the Deinococcus koreensis genome and encodes:
- a CDS encoding GDP-L-fucose synthase family protein, encoding MEKTSRIYVAGHRGLVGGAILRRLQAEGYTGLITRTSRELDLRDQAAVRAFFAQERPEFVFLAAAKVGGILANSTYPAQFLYDNLMIAANVIHASHEHGVRKLLNLGSSCIYPRLAPQPLREEYLLTGPLEETNRAYAVAKIAAIELCDHYRAQYGSDFISAMPTNLYGPGDNFDLQGSHVLPALLRKMIEAKEAHAPQVEVWGSGTPLREFLYVDDLADASLFLMERVSEAGPINVGTGQDLSIRDLAQVIADAVGYTGALVFDASKPDGTPRKLMDVSRLRALGWEASTSLHDGVARTLAWYLAHRAEALAAH
- a CDS encoding tyrosine-type recombinase/integrase — protein: MTLALYRATTLAQADEWLNLHDDEMRRRAVQAAGDKDVGVLVSLTRAYLTQQSRSGVLTSGRTVEAYSLGVRQFVEYAAGRALNLLRPGRHDAARYVQAMLAAGRQPAGVQLKVAAAGCLYRALRWAGATEADPFRDVKVPRDPTSGLDKRPPYSEDDLIDVLEHADPHERFLLFLIAHAGLRISEALALTWADLDEQTRRIHVRSGKGRKARRVAMSARLARASRQFRLLAGPGGPEHARYRPKSRAPEFVFRYATQQAARYHLQRLFARAGVEFRGFHPGRKYAGTRLLQQVKDFGRVAAHLGHASVDTTRSGYARLAADDLKDELAGW
- a CDS encoding cold-shock protein, yielding MAVGKVKWFNAEKGFGFIQTEGSPDVFAHFSAIQSTGFKKLNEGDEVEFEIEDGQRGKGPQARNIVVTKAAPVSDQGARPQRRDDRW
- a CDS encoding ArsR/SmtB family transcription factor, with translation MTLPAPGARTAAGVKAGGAKPGAAAEGEAPRVLHPAAVRVARGAVPGGTAAEQAAGLLKLVADPTRLKLLSALNAHELCVGDLAAVVGISESAVSHQLRLLKDGRVVSARKAGRAVYYRLLDHHVTTLIQSALDHVQE
- a CDS encoding heavy metal translocating P-type ATPase — translated: MTRPPSATTPDIRPPTLRYLVDGMDCASCVQKVERMVERLPGTAAVKTSFTRQTLHLELDEAQTPRQTLERHLRSLGYVPTLQAGTAAPFPQAPAQQDHAQPSHAGHDHAGHDHPAPSADPQGDHAGHVHAALPAGQPWYASGQGRLVITSGVLLAMAWLFGRVEPTLSGPAYVAATALGVWPLMRRAVASARLGDPFSINMLVSLAALGALMIGQAAEGAVVVFLFAVGELLEGVAAGRARAGVQALSALTPKTALLLEDGTTREVPAGELRVGQTVQVRPGARVPADGTITAGTSSLDDSPVTGESVPVVKPPGARVYAGSINLDGVLSVQVDRSASDNTIARIIQLVEEAEGSRAATARFIDRFSRVYTPGVVAVSALVALLPPLLTGAEWHPWLYRGLTLLLIGCPCALVLSVPAAVTSAISAGARRGLLIKGGAALEAIGSVKTVAFDKTGTLTTGRPRLTDLSGLGLDRLDALRLAAGVEAGSDHPLARAVTRAASDAGLRIPAAEGALALPGQGVRATVEGRALWVSSPQHAATMVALPEGLLATLTSLEGQGKTAVILHGDGQALGLLAMRDEPRPDAAQTLARLGRLGIRTVMLTGDNARTAQAVAAELSPSDSSRPAPGLDVHAGLLPEDKLRAITALRAGGGVAMVGDGINDAPALAAATVGVAMGGGTDVALETADAALLRGRMGDVADLVQLSRDTMTNIRWNIALALGLKAVFLITTLLGTTTLWMAILADTGATALVTANALRLLGWRGHDRAPLARRNRRPEAVSR
- a CDS encoding beta-class carbonic anhydrase, giving the protein MSTVVDEILAANAQYVSEFGDRRSLPLPPARQVAILTCMDARLDPAHFAGLKEGDAHVIRNAGGRASDDAIRSLVISHKLLGTQECLVVHHTNCGMQLFTDEVMGDLLAQSLDTAVLDGDRWRDIGTGPGSSAGRSIDWLTFRDLEESVREDVRRIRQSPLLPPTLPVRGFIYDVTTGGLQEVMVPEG
- a CDS encoding NPCBM/NEW2 domain-containing protein — encoded protein: MPRLTSRTLMPLTLPLLLLACSQHPTTRQDDLGPYANGAQHPWTFTAPAGRLNPQRLDPERNTLMYERILDGINGWGPIETNMSNGEQLASDGRTLTVQGRTWAKGYGVHPRSYLSYSLESTLKDVYCTSLDGFVGVDDEVGDRGSVEFFISADGQLLWRSGVMTGAMPAKGFKVDITGYKFLELQVSDGGDNTYFDHADWLDPAVHCAVMPPTVSGSVDAAFGEAGRVNVGGVDSVAAPDGSVVVLGQAFGLTRLAASGTVLRRAAAPFSAQDTAKALTLQPDGKIVAVGKRTLVDGNTDFFIARFNADLSVDTTFGQGGQVITNLSGVDDPSFHPESANDVAIAPDGKIVVAGASRQTNEVRSDLKTSAFTVLRLLPDGSRDRGFGTDGVALRTFNTAGSYNQFNAHAFGNAVAVLPDGRVVVAGRVFGERGGVARFLADGRPDQTFGTAGRVWNLASCGKSNANALALSPTGDILVGGGEFTAFVSRINASGTTAAETCIVFGRLNDVNESYSTVTSLALMSDGRMVAGGTYGDGRNTSSAVLARFKPNLSFDASFGASGMARIPATDGMTVSSLLAQSDGKVVVTTGPADVRGAAASGVTFRILP
- a CDS encoding ABC transporter ATP-binding protein, translated to MTAAVRPPPEARDEALSWRSRLQDLWQTLGLVWRASPRHSLIYALTTLLGSALPAANLYVGKLLLDEIAQAAQGRVTYQALLALLGVQVALGVLGSLLSTVGTASQQLLGDSLQHSVSRRILDKSSELSVEAFENAETYDRLQQAYREVGSRPLGVATQLVGLAGAAVTLASVGALMARLGFWVLPLVILASVPGVIVSNRFGVEGYRMLRRQTHDARVQNYLGSLLTSDTLVKEVRLFGFEPYLLRRWREYYLGFRVQLEALVRRRAGWGFLAALSSALLIALASALILRRAAAGEISVGDFSVFVLGIAQVQNTVSGLLNGVSGIYQNLLYMRNLFSFLELPTRDLDAGEPWSGPIETIEFRAVGFRYPLTDRDVLRGVSFTVRRGEALALVGENGAGKTTLVKLLTMLFEPSSGTILLNGQDAARFSPRSVQREMSIIFQDFGQYQMSARENVALAEVTRLDDRPGVQGAVDRAGAAFVDDLPGGLEAPLGRLFTGGRQLSGGQWQRLALARLYFRRASVLVFDEPTAALDARAESETIQALREETRDRITLLISHRFSTVRLADTIVVLEGGVIVESGSHAELIAQRGKYAALYDLQAKGYLAEPPAPVSRPRVQDEP